The following nucleotide sequence is from Scyliorhinus torazame isolate Kashiwa2021f chromosome 4, sScyTor2.1, whole genome shotgun sequence.
CGTAAGCCAAGATTCCCTCTGGTATTTGGTTTGCTCAGCAATTAACACCTGCTGTGGTCATAACAGAGTCCTCTAGTACCTGGGATTTTTAGATAGTTAACCGATTTCTAGCTGCCAAATAATAAAACTGATGGGGCAAATATGTTTTGTTAAAAAGCCAGCACCTGTTGCAATTGATTTGTAGCTGAGGGGCATTGAGCATTACACTGACTGTTGTGCCGAGGCATTTATGTCTGCAGTTGTGAAAGCACGTAGAGTGGTCGAACTAAATATCAATCAGCTGATGTGCAATATCCTGGTAACAGCGTTCAGCTCTACATGGCGGTGTGGTGCACCAGTTAGCACCTATAAATTTGCCGCACAACTGCAGACATAAATGCCTCGGCACAACAGTCAGTGTAATGCTCAATGCCCCTCAGCTACAAATTAATTGCAACAGGAGCTGGCTTTTTAACAAAACATATTTGCCCCATCAGTTTTATTATTTGGCAGCTAGAAATCTGTTAACTACCTAAAAATTCCAGGTACTAGAGGACTCTGTTATGACCACAGCAGGTGTTAATTGCTGAGCAAACCAAATACCAGAGGGAATCTTGGCTTACGGGTCATACCCATTTTTTTGTATTCCGAAAATGAGAAGAAAATGTATTGATTGCAGCAacaagaagtccacgaatcctttggggatttaaaaaaaatgaggTAAAAGATTTAAGAACAAGAAGAAAACTTTAGCACAGTATACTGCAGTTAAAAGGTAGCTGTTCCTCTTAATGACTTTTCTTGCCCCatttaccccctccctcctccctctccccggcCGCCATCACCCCAAAGGGAGGAAACTGTCGGGCATATCAACATGGAACAATGTTGCTTACTGAGCAACAGTCAATGTCATGATATTGTAGTCAACTTGTGTTTTCAACCAAGGAATGACACAAGGCATGAAGAGAAGATCTTTTGGTTTAACAAGACAAATTTAGAGGATTTTTTGTAATCCAATGAGGTTTACAAGTGCAAATAACACTTGTGGTGGGCAAAGTAAAATGTCACCAAGAAAATCAATTTCATGTAAGTGAGTCAGTCTCGAGATACCATATTTGGGCTCGACTCATCATACAAATATTAATTGCTTGGATTTTGCAGTTGTAATGATAGTAAAACTGTTGGTGTTTGCTGTCAGTATAATTATAAAATTGACAGTAATTTTTGGCGTCAGCAGTTAAATATCAAAGTCCAGATGTTGCTGTCAGTAGTTCTGCAAACCTCAGCAGGGTGTGTTGTTGGAAGTCCCTGCAGATGGAAACCTTTAGACTCACTCGAATCAACACAAACATCCCCTTTTCACATTCATTTACCTGTAACACCCCTTGCCTCTGCCACCACAAAGCAAGTTCTGTCTTGTTCATTGTGCTCTACTTGGGTTTTTAACAGTGTGCTAAGTCATTATTACAGTTGAACCAACCATCTGATCCTGAAAAACTAGTTTTGTAtgtgtggaatgtcaaatttctcaaTTATGAAAATAATGCATAGGTTTTTAAACTTGTTTCATATTTCAGTTTTTACCTTAATTCTGGTATCTGTTGATATGCTGTCAGGAAAATGACTAAAAATGACTAGAAGTCAAATAAGCTAACGGTTGCGCTACAGAGCCACACCGGCTAAAATGACTCAATGAAGGTTGATCAGTTTTTTTTAACTTCCTGGCTTATTGTCTGTGCAAATTATTTGGTGTGATTGGCTGCTTGGTCCGCTTGATGCTGGCAATCCCCGACAGTTTGCATCAGAATCAAATTTAATATCCGGAAAGGTGAAAGCCATAGCACAGagatgacctgcttttgtgggCAGTTTTCATCGAGGTCTTTAGCGAGTGCTGCCACTTTGACGctgactgcaaaatctgggccaatgCCTTTGTTTGTGGACTGTGTTAAATGCAACTTGCTCACAATGTTGCAGCAGGATTTTATGGACAGTTACTAAATTTATGAATTTTGGTTGCAGGAAAGGATGGAAAATCTTCAACTCGACTCTGAGGTTACTGATACCGTATCATTCGACATTGGTGTGGAGATTAATAATGAAGAGAATGTGAACACAGTGCTGCAAGAATCTCAAACTCAGCAGCAGCAGTTGCTTTTCGGATCAGAAAACATTGACCTAGGTGCAAGTGAATTCATTTCTGAGCCTGCAGATAAAATATCTGATGCTTGTCCAATGAATCTCATGGATAAACTTAATGACCAGATGATGGAGAGTGTAATAATATCTGATTCACCTAGTAATAGTGAGGGTGATGCAGGAGATCTAGCAATCCTGCATGACTGTGAAGAGGCTTTAGAGATTGGGTGTGGTGATGTCCAGGCCGTGGTTTCTGTGAATAAGGATTATAAAGAGACTTCTTCTGAAGAGAGTGAACCTACAGGTCCTGTCGTGCACAATGATGAGGAGAGGACTCCGACACAAGATGTCATGTCTGCctcacaaaatctggaattaacagtcgGATCAGAAAAAGAGCATCAAGTAACAAAGGAAAGTCTTGAAAATGGGCCTACAGGTCAGATTAATTCCGAATTGCAGGAGAAACCGACGCTGATACCAGTTACCACTCAATTGCCCAAGGATGAACATCTGCCCATGTGCACTATTTTCAGCCAAGAAAATCAGTCCAAAGCCCAGATTCATGTTCCTTTGAAAGCAGATGGTTATGAACCTCAGATGGTAAAATCTCCGAGCTTTGGGACAATTATTGATACTCCCAGTAAGCCTTCATTATTTGGAGTTCACCCTAGTCCTAGCCTAAGCAAATTTTTCACAGAGGATGCCAGTTCAAGCTCCTCAGCAGCCGAATTTTTTGACTCCTTTACGTCAACGTCTTTCATTTCTGTCAGTAACCCAAATGCTAGTGCTTCAGTGCCTGATAGATTGTCCTCACTTTCTTCTGGGATAGCCAGTCCACATAATGGCACAAGCAAGTCTTTTAACATAGGAAGTGATATCACACCTTCATCAACATCATCTACTGAAATATCTCTGTCGCCGAAACCCTTTTCCCAGCTCCAAGCAGCATTTGCAGGAAGTGATGATCCCTTTGCAACAGCGTTGAACATGAGTGAAATTGACAGACGGTATGATGCTTGGCTTCCCTCTGAGGAAACTaggaacattctcatctctgtagcTACCCAGCAGTACAACACAGTATTTATAGAAAAGGAAAAGTTGACCATGCCGGGCCTGAAGTTTGACAACATGCAGGTGAGTCAGTTTTTGTTGGCATTAACAATTAATTTTACCACATTTGTGACCTCCAGAATCTGTTCCTGACTTGCGATTTACTGGGAAAAAGTTAATCTTACTTCGGAGGGAAATGCTATGCTGTGTACATGAAAAAATCTAAAAGGAAGCCAACCTGCTGTCCTGGTTTTTTCTTTTTGATTTGAGCTTGCTATGTCTTTGTTATTTTCAGATTAGGTTAGTTGCTTAAATCTTCATACAAATTATTGTCTTTACGTTCTTCCAATTTACTGTAATGTGAGTAGCATATAGGAAATCTGAGGCTTTATTGCATTTCTGTTAATAAATTACCTCCCTGTAGATGCATCGAGCCCTGCCAGGCCCTGAGCAGAGGAATAAAATCACCTTTCTAAAACATTGAAAACTAGGGCTGTGTTCATTAGCGCAGAGGAGGTTGAGGAGTAAATTGATTGTGAAGAGACGGGACAAAGTGGATAGAAGTTCTACCTCAACTCAAAAGATTACTGTGTTTCTCTAGCTCCAGATGCtgtcagtaagctaaaaagcaggacctccagggttgtaatcttaggattacgccctgtgccacgtgccaatgaggctagaaataggaggatagtgcagctaaatacatgATTAAACtggtagtgtaggagggagggtttcaggtttctggaccactgggatctcttccggggcaggtgggacctgtacaagaaggacgggttgcatctaaactggaggggcaccaatatcctggctgggaggtttgcttgaatcactcgggaggatttaaattagTATGGTAGGGGGTGAGAACCAGAacattagcttagaaggtgtaatcactgaaggggaaatagagaacaaaaataagagaacaagaagattttttcaatatataaaaggtaagagagagacaaaaatagacattggaccactagaaaatgtggctggagaagtaataataggaattaaagaaatggcagacgaactgaatagttactttgcatcagtcttcatggtggaagacaccagtgggatgccagagctccaggagaagaggggcagggggcagagttgagtgcagtgaccattactaaggagaaggttctggggaaactgaaggtctgaaggtggataagtcacctggaccggatggactacaccctagggttctaaaagagatagctgaggaaattgtggaggcattggggatgatctttcaggaatcactggaggcaggaagggtcccagaggactggacggtggctaatgtaacaccactgtttaagaagggagggaggcagaagacaggaaattataggccggttagcctgacttcggtcattggtaagattttagagtctgttattaaagatgagatc
It contains:
- the trappc12 gene encoding trafficking protein particle complex subunit 12 isoform X3; translated protein: MENLQLDSEVTDTVSFDIGVEINNEENVNTVLQESQTQQQQLLFGSENIDLGASEFISEPADKISDACPMNLMDKLNDQMMESVIISDSPSNSEGDAGDLAILHDCEEALEIGCGDVQAVVSVNKDYKETSSEESEPTGPVVHNDEERTPTQDVMSASQNLELTVGSEKEHQVTKESLENGPTGQINSELQEKPTLIPVTTQLPKDEHLPMCTIFSQENQSKAQIHVPLKADGYEPQMVKSPSFGTIIDTPSKPSLFGVHPSPSLSKFFTEDASSSSSAAEFFDSFTSTSFISVSNPNASASVPDRLSSLSSGIASPHNGTSKSFNIGSDITPSSTSSTEISLSPKPFSQLQAAFAGSDDPFATALNMSEIDRRYDAWLPSEETRNILISVATQQYNTVFIEKEKLTMPGLKFDNMQGDAVKEVMLRFLGEQAAMKRQALTANAVEQSFVGLKQLINTKNWRAAVDLCGRLLTVHGQGYGKSGQPTSHTTDSVQLWFVRLALLMKLSLFQNAEMEFEPFGSLDQPDLYYEYYPHVYPGRRGSMIPFSMRVLHAELPQYLGKPQESLDRLHAMKVTCLKVIDNLENGLAEDGSMINVSSENRQASMQLWRSRLGRVMYSMANCLLMMKDYVLAINMYHSVIQYQPEQEPQLLSGIGRLLLQIGDIKTAEKYFQEVEKIRPKLGNELHQNIIVQMNRAFLHLGQNDYTEAHKYFNEVTKLDPSNPVANNNAAVCLLYLGKLKDSLRQLEGLVQQDPKHYLHESVLFNLTTMYELESSRSMQKKQSLLESVACREGDSFNIQCLKLL
- the trappc12 gene encoding trafficking protein particle complex subunit 12 isoform X4 → MTNPPNLHIFGLWVKPKQTWGECANSTWTVTWGWDQTQVLSEERMENLQLDSEVTDTVSFDIGVEINNEENVNTVLQESQTQQQQLLFGSENIDLGASEFISEPADKISDACPMNLMDKLNDQMMESVIISDSPSNSEGDAGDLAILHDCEEALEIGCGDVQAVVSVNKDYKETSSEESEPTGPVVHNDEERTPTQDVMSASQNLELTVGSEKEHQVTKESLENGPTGQINSELQEKPTLIPVTTQLPKDEHLPMCTIFSQENQSKAQIHVPLKADGYEPQMVKSPSFGTIIDTPSKPSLFGVHPSPSLSKFFTEDASSSSSAAEFFDSFTSTSFISVSNPNASASVPDRLSSLSSGIASPHNGTSKSFNIGSDITPSSTSSTEISLSPKPFSQLQAAFAGSDDPFATALNMSEIDRRYDAWLPSEETRNILISVATQQYNTVFIEKEKLTMPGLKFDNMQGDAVKEVMLRFLGEQAAMKRQALTANAVEQSFVGLKQLINTKNWRAAVDLCGRLLTVHGQGYGKSGQPTSHTTDSVQLWFVRLALLMKLSLFQNAEMEFEPFGSLDQPDLYYEYYPHVYPGRRGSMIPFSMRVLHAELPQYLGKPQESLDRLHAMKVTCLKVIDNLENGLAEDGSMINVSSENRQASMQLWRSRLGRVMYSMANCLLMMKDYVLAINMYHSVIQYQPEQEPQLLSGIGRLLLQIGDIKTAEKYFQEVEKIRPKLGNELHQNIIVQMNRAFLHLGQNDYTEAHKYFNEVTKLDPSNPVDQIIITFYYHKYEVTVKSPSSPHFGTCLGE
- the trappc12 gene encoding trafficking protein particle complex subunit 12 isoform X2, producing the protein MTNPPNLHIFGLWVKPKQTWGECANSTWTVTWGWDQTQVLSEERMENLQLDSEVTDTVSFDIGVEINNEENVNTVLQESQTQQQQLLFGSENIDLGASEFISEPADKISDACPMNLMDKLNDQMMESVIISDSPSNSEGDAGDLAILHDCEEALEIGCGDVQAVVSVNKDYKETSSEESEPTGPVVHNDEERTPTQDVMSASQNLELTVGSEKEHQVTKESLENGPTGQINSELQEKPTLIPVTTQLPKDEHLPMCTIFSQENQSKAQIHVPLKADGYEPQMVKSPSFGTIIDTPSKPSLFGVHPSPSLSKFFTEDASSSSSAAEFFDSFTSTSFISVSNPNASASVPDRLSSLSSGIASPHNGTSKSFNIGSDITPSSTSSTEISLSPKPFSQLQAAFAGSDDPFATALNMSEIDRRYDAWLPSEETRNILISVATQQYNTVFIEKEKLTMPGLKFDNMQGDAVKEVMLRFLGEQAAMKRQALTANAVEQSFVGLKQLINTKNWRAAVDLCGRLLTVHGQGYGKSGQPTSHTTDSVQLWFVRLALLMKLSLFQNAEMEFEPFGSLDQPDLYYEYYPHVYPGRRGSMIPFSMRVLHAELPQYLGKPQESLDRLHAMKVTCLKVIDNLENGLAEDGSMINVSSENRQASMQLWRSRLGRVMYSMANCLLMMKIGDIKTAEKYFQEVEKIRPKLGNELHQNIIVQMNRAFLHLGQNDYTEAHKYFNEVTKLDPSNPVANNNAAVCLLYLGKLKDSLRQLEGLVQQDPKHYLHESVLFNLTTMYELESSRSMQKKQSLLESVACREGDSFNIQCLKLL